Proteins encoded within one genomic window of Salinisphaera sp. T31B1:
- a CDS encoding cation:proton antiporter, whose translation MELIWLALALGGGLAAARLQLPVFVGYLMVGLALGLVGQQSTPLLVEAGEIGVLLLLFGVGLHLRPATLFNRPVLIGGGLHLTASLLVLGVVAWALGLTAIEALLCALLLSFSSTVLAAKTLDTAGELGAFHGRLAIGILIVQDCVAVLVMIAVSETALSWWTLIVLPGLACLRWPLLWLLSAIDSDELLLLAAALLALGVARLFTELGLSAELGAIAAGALVAAHPRGQALAAHLWAVKELLLSAFFLSVGLQVSPGLTDWALAAALALLLPAKAWLFFALLVSLGLRARTAFLTGNALTSYSEFTLIAGMAAHAQGLLSSTVLSVLTLATVLSFVIHLPHNRLGHAIYDRFERGLRAFERDVPHPDEPVASIGAAHYLVLGMGRTGTAAYDFLRRSGQTAAGLDTDPDVLSRHVAAERRVAYGDAQDRELWRDLRLRSVRGAVVALPNAPGRLRATRLLREYAPQLVISTFAMHAHEAEALREAGADNVSYLLAEAGERMAELSCTPADPGTDERPRLPS comes from the coding sequence TGCTGCTGTTGCTGTTCGGGGTCGGGCTGCACCTGCGCCCGGCGACCCTGTTCAACCGGCCGGTGCTTATCGGCGGCGGGCTGCATCTGACGGCCAGCCTTCTGGTGCTCGGCGTGGTCGCCTGGGCGCTCGGCCTGACGGCTATCGAGGCCTTGCTCTGTGCCTTGCTGCTGAGTTTTTCCAGTACGGTGCTGGCGGCCAAGACGCTGGATACGGCCGGCGAGCTGGGCGCGTTTCATGGCCGTCTGGCGATCGGCATTCTGATCGTTCAGGATTGTGTTGCGGTACTGGTGATGATCGCGGTCTCGGAGACGGCGTTGTCGTGGTGGACACTGATCGTGCTGCCGGGGCTGGCCTGTCTGCGCTGGCCGCTGCTCTGGCTGTTGTCGGCGATCGATTCGGACGAGCTGCTGCTGCTGGCCGCTGCGCTGCTCGCCCTCGGCGTCGCCCGCCTGTTTACCGAGCTCGGCCTGTCAGCCGAGCTCGGTGCAATCGCCGCCGGTGCGCTGGTGGCTGCTCATCCGCGCGGTCAGGCGCTGGCTGCCCATTTATGGGCGGTCAAGGAATTGCTGTTGAGCGCGTTCTTCTTGAGCGTCGGGCTGCAGGTATCGCCCGGGCTCACCGATTGGGCGCTGGCTGCGGCTCTGGCCCTGTTGCTGCCGGCCAAGGCCTGGCTGTTCTTCGCGCTGCTGGTCTCGCTCGGGCTGCGTGCGCGCACCGCTTTCCTGACCGGCAACGCGCTCACCAGCTACAGCGAATTCACGCTCATCGCCGGCATGGCGGCCCATGCCCAGGGATTGCTATCGAGCACGGTGCTGAGTGTTCTGACACTGGCCACCGTGCTGTCGTTCGTGATTCATCTGCCGCATAACCGTCTGGGTCATGCCATCTACGACCGGTTCGAGCGCGGTCTGCGTGCCTTTGAACGTGACGTGCCGCATCCGGACGAGCCGGTGGCGAGCATCGGTGCGGCGCATTATCTCGTGCTGGGTATGGGCCGAACCGGTACGGCCGCCTACGATTTTCTGCGCCGCAGCGGTCAGACCGCGGCCGGCCTGGACACCGATCCGGATGTGCTGTCGCGCCATGTGGCCGCCGAGCGCCGGGTAGCCTACGGCGACGCACAGGATCGAGAACTGTGGCGGGATCTACGCCTGCGTTCGGTCCGTGGGGCGGTGGTGGCACTGCCGAATGCGCCGGGACGGCTGCGCGCGACCCGGTTGCTGCGCGAATATGCACCGCAGCTGGTGATCAGCACCTTTGCCATGCACGCCCATGAGGCCGAGGCCCTGCGCGAGGCTGGCGCCGACAACGTGAGCTATCTGCTGGCCGAGGCCGGCGAACGCATGGCCGAATTGAGTTGCACGCCGGCCGATCCGGGCACGGACGAACGGCCGCGTCTGCCGTCGTGA
- a CDS encoding inositol monophosphatase family protein: MQPLTNIAVTAARRAGDVILSYYRRGDTGEVTAKRGRNDYVTEADQRAEMTIIDTIRRVYPGHAFHAEESGEQGESDTIWIIDPIDGTANFMRGIPHFCVSIGCQVNGVLEHAVIYDPVKDELFTADRGAGATLDGKRIRVSKTVHMRQALLATGFAYRKSGDVATHMPVFNRLLSASSDIRRAGSAALDLAYVAAGRLDGFWEMGLAPWDMAAGILMVRAAGGIAGDAHDGDPMDTGNIVAANPKLYPQLADKIAKTPAR; this comes from the coding sequence ATGCAACCGTTGACCAACATCGCCGTAACCGCCGCCCGCCGCGCCGGCGACGTGATTCTGTCCTATTACCGGCGCGGCGACACCGGCGAAGTCACCGCCAAGCGGGGCCGCAACGATTACGTCACCGAGGCCGATCAGCGCGCCGAGATGACCATCATCGACACCATTCGCCGGGTCTATCCCGGGCATGCCTTCCACGCCGAGGAATCCGGCGAACAGGGTGAGTCGGACACGATCTGGATCATCGATCCGATCGACGGCACCGCGAATTTCATGCGTGGCATCCCGCATTTCTGTGTCTCGATCGGCTGCCAGGTCAACGGCGTACTCGAACACGCGGTGATCTACGATCCCGTCAAGGACGAGCTGTTCACCGCCGATCGCGGCGCCGGCGCCACGCTCGACGGCAAGCGGATCCGCGTCTCGAAGACCGTGCACATGCGTCAGGCCCTGCTGGCGACCGGCTTTGCCTATCGCAAGTCCGGTGACGTGGCCACGCACATGCCCGTGTTCAACCGGCTGCTGTCAGCATCGTCGGACATCCGTCGTGCCGGCTCGGCCGCGCTCGATCTGGCCTATGTGGCTGCCGGCCGTCTGGACGGCTTCTGGGAAATGGGGCTGGCACCATGGGACATGGCCGCCGGCATCCTGATGGTCCGTGCCGCCGGTGGCATCGCCGGTGATGCGCACGACGGCGATCCGATGGACACCGGCAACATAGTGGCGGCCAACCCCAAGCTCTATCCTCAGCTGGCCGACAAGATCGCGAAGACGCCGGCCCGCTGA
- a CDS encoding RNA methyltransferase, producing the protein MTLADITAATDDRALDRFEPERLARLRIVLVGAQHPGNIGAAARAMKVMGLADLVLVAPERYPDPEASARASGADDVLEAARVVDTLDEAIADCVLAIGASARRRSTSWPLVDARTAAHRAVRLAGEHRVALVFGRERSGLDNAELDRCQLHLQVPTNPDYRSLNLAAAVQVVAYELRMAAGDRPEAEPLHEPVHAADMEGLYGHFHDVLIAAGFLDPESPGVLMRRLRRLFNRAAPDRTELNILRGALRAMDPRRRPLRRAPKPHSADDAPAGLDPDAQDPK; encoded by the coding sequence ATGACCCTAGCCGACATTACTGCCGCGACCGATGACCGAGCCTTGGACCGCTTCGAGCCCGAGCGGCTGGCACGCTTGCGTATCGTGCTGGTCGGGGCGCAGCACCCCGGCAATATCGGGGCCGCGGCCCGTGCGATGAAGGTGATGGGCCTGGCCGATCTCGTCCTGGTCGCGCCCGAGCGCTATCCCGACCCCGAGGCGTCGGCCCGTGCGTCCGGCGCCGACGACGTGCTCGAGGCCGCGCGCGTGGTCGACACGCTCGATGAGGCGATCGCCGACTGTGTGCTCGCGATCGGCGCCAGCGCCCGCCGTCGCAGTACCAGCTGGCCGCTGGTGGATGCGCGTACCGCGGCGCATCGGGCGGTCCGTCTGGCGGGCGAACATCGGGTCGCGCTCGTGTTCGGGCGCGAGCGCAGCGGTCTGGACAACGCCGAGCTCGACCGTTGCCAGCTCCACCTGCAGGTCCCGACCAATCCCGACTATCGCTCGCTCAATCTCGCCGCTGCGGTGCAGGTCGTGGCCTACGAGCTGCGCATGGCGGCCGGCGATCGGCCCGAAGCCGAGCCGCTCCACGAGCCGGTTCATGCGGCCGACATGGAAGGCCTGTACGGCCATTTCCACGATGTGCTGATCGCGGCCGGTTTTCTCGATCCGGAATCGCCCGGCGTGCTCATGCGACGGCTGCGCCGGCTGTTCAATCGTGCCGCGCCCGATCGCACCGAGCTCAATATCCTGCGGGGCGCGCTACGGGCGATGGATCCGCGTCGCCGGCCGCTCCGGCGCGCGCCCAAACCCCATTCGGCCGATGACGCGCCGGCAGGGCTTGATCCGGACGCACAAGACCCGAAATAG
- the cysE gene encoding serine O-acetyltransferase, translated as MLARMREDIKSIFERDPAARSFWEVVFSYPGLHALWWHRVAHWCWTHHLKWIGRFVSHLSRFLTGIEIHPGAVIGRRFFIDHGFGVTIGETTVIGDDCTIYQGVTLGGTSWNPGKRHPTLENEVIVGAGAKVLGPFTVGQGARIGSNAVVVKEVPPGCTAVGVPAKLVKCKDGTPEDRRKETADRIGFSMYGVAQDMPDPVSRGIDAMLDHIDSLERRQDELERLTARLSEQFEERTTDKA; from the coding sequence ATGCTTGCACGCATGCGCGAAGACATAAAATCCATATTCGAACGCGATCCCGCGGCGCGCAGTTTCTGGGAGGTGGTGTTTTCCTATCCCGGCCTGCATGCGCTGTGGTGGCATCGCGTGGCGCACTGGTGCTGGACACATCATCTGAAGTGGATCGGCCGTTTCGTATCGCATCTGTCGCGTTTTCTCACCGGCATCGAGATCCATCCGGGCGCGGTGATCGGCCGGCGGTTTTTCATTGACCACGGTTTCGGCGTGACCATCGGTGAAACGACGGTGATCGGCGACGATTGCACGATCTACCAGGGCGTGACCCTGGGCGGCACCAGCTGGAACCCTGGCAAGCGTCACCCGACACTGGAAAACGAGGTCATCGTGGGCGCGGGCGCAAAGGTGCTCGGCCCGTTCACGGTCGGCCAGGGCGCCCGGATCGGCTCGAATGCGGTGGTGGTCAAGGAAGTGCCGCCCGGTTGCACGGCGGTCGGCGTGCCGGCAAAGCTGGTCAAATGCAAGGACGGCACGCCCGAGGACCGGCGCAAGGAAACCGCCGACCGCATTGGTTTCTCCATGTACGGCGTGGCCCAGGACATGCCCGATCCGGTCTCCCGCGGCATCGATGCGATGCTCGATCATATCGACTCGCTGGAGCGCCGCCAGGACGAACTGGAGCGGCTGACCGCGCGGCTTTCCGAACAGTTCGAAGAACGTACCACCGACAAGGCCTGA
- a CDS encoding cysteine desulfurase family protein — MTIYFDHNATTPLHPGVLEAMMPWLTEGYANPSSLHRSGRGARAAVEAARGQVANLVGAHPSQVIFTGGGTEADNLALAGVAAAARHPSRMIISPIEHPAIVDTADALAAAGWQIETVAVDDQGRVLCDDLAARLAERPCALVSIMAANNETGVIQDMETISRCCRQAGVPLHTDAVQAIGKHGFDFAASGAACASVSAHKIQGPKGVGALIVDRHLPIDAIVHGGGHEQGLRSGTLNVAGIVGFGAAAARLGEHRDQEIAHMRTLRDQLETGLDAMPGITRFSPHAERLANTCQFAVAGYDGEGLLMLLDHDDIAVSSGSACAAGTGEPSPVLLAMGVEPDVARGAIRVSLGPGNTLAEVQRFLLVLGRLAGGTGGLPGGISASVLTG, encoded by the coding sequence ATGACGATCTATTTCGACCACAACGCCACCACGCCGCTGCATCCTGGCGTGCTCGAGGCGATGATGCCCTGGCTGACTGAAGGGTACGCCAACCCCTCGTCGCTGCATCGCAGCGGGCGCGGGGCCCGGGCCGCCGTGGAGGCCGCGCGCGGCCAGGTGGCGAATCTGGTCGGTGCGCATCCATCTCAGGTGATCTTCACCGGCGGCGGCACCGAGGCCGACAACCTGGCGCTGGCCGGGGTGGCAGCGGCCGCTCGGCATCCTTCACGCATGATCATTTCGCCGATCGAGCACCCGGCGATCGTCGATACCGCCGACGCTCTGGCCGCGGCCGGCTGGCAGATCGAAACGGTCGCGGTCGACGATCAGGGCCGGGTGCTGTGCGACGATCTGGCGGCCCGCCTGGCAGAGAGGCCCTGTGCACTGGTCTCGATCATGGCTGCCAACAACGAGACCGGCGTGATCCAGGATATGGAAACGATCAGCCGGTGCTGCCGCCAGGCAGGCGTGCCGCTGCATACCGACGCGGTACAGGCCATCGGCAAGCATGGCTTCGATTTCGCGGCTAGCGGCGCGGCCTGTGCCAGCGTGTCGGCACACAAGATCCAGGGTCCGAAGGGCGTGGGCGCGCTGATCGTCGACCGGCATCTGCCGATCGATGCCATCGTTCACGGTGGCGGCCACGAGCAGGGCCTGCGTTCGGGTACGCTCAACGTCGCCGGGATCGTGGGTTTCGGCGCGGCGGCGGCTCGCCTGGGCGAGCATCGCGACCAAGAGATCGCCCATATGCGCACGCTGCGTGACCAGCTCGAAACCGGGCTGGATGCAATGCCGGGCATCACGCGTTTTTCACCGCATGCCGAGCGTCTGGCCAATACCTGCCAGTTCGCCGTGGCCGGCTACGACGGTGAAGGTCTGCTCATGTTGCTGGATCACGACGATATTGCGGTGTCGTCCGGGTCAGCCTGTGCCGCAGGCACCGGCGAGCCCAGCCCGGTGCTGTTGGCCATGGGCGTCGAGCCCGACGTTGCGCGCGGCGCGATCCGAGTGAGCCTGGGGCCTGGCAATACGCTTGCCGAAGTCCAGCGCTTCTTGCTGGTGCTGGGTCGCCTGGCCGGGGGCACCGGTGGCCTGCCCGGCGGTATCAGCGCGTCGGTGCTCACCGGATGA